The Acidimicrobiales bacterium DNA segment CGCCGTGGGCCAGGGCGAGCGCCTCGGGTGAGAGCACCTGATCGCCGCCGCACCTCCCGTCGCGCAGATGCATGAGGAGCAGCGTCCCGTAGTCCGCCGAGGTGATGTAGGCGCCGCCTTCGATGTTCGGGTTCGTGACATCGGTGCCGGGAGACGGGCCTCCGTTCGACACGGCCGCATGAGTCGACCCGCCGAGAAAGACCTCCTCGAATGGACTCCCGAACACCAGCGAGTCGGCACCGCACGGCGCCACGTAGATCTCGTCGATCAGCTCCCTCCATGTCCGGCCGGACGCAACCTCGGCGACCGCCCCCGCGACCTGCCATTGCGCCCCGCCGTAGCGGAACTCGGTGTCGGGAGGAATCACGTCCGGGTCGTCGTCGGCCGTGGTGAAGATCGCCTCGGCGCACGACTGGAGTGCCTCGTCCAACCTGAACTGGCAGTAGTAGGGCGAGGGGATGCCGAACGCCAGCCCGATGAGTCCCGAACTGTTGGACACGAGCTGGGCCGGCGTGATGTCCGGGTTGGCCGATCCCCAGCTGACGACGTCGGCCACCGGTGCGTCCATGTCGAGCAGGCCGTCGTCGGCCAGGTGGAGGAGCACACCGGCGCTGATCATCTTCGACGACGACGCCACGAGCGACACGCGATCTCTGTCGAAGCCTCCCCAGTGTTCGTGACGGATCACGCAATCGTCACCCTGCACGACGATCAGGCCGGCGCCGCTCAGCGCGTTCTCGTCGACGAACTCCTGCACCAACGAGGTGACCGCGGCGAAGTCGTACGCGGTCGCCGGCGCCCGGACCGTGGTCTCGTCACCGCAACCGGCACGTACGACCTGGCGCCAGGTGCGAGCGACGAACGCCGCCATCTGCTCCCGCGTGACGAACGCACCCGGCTCGAACGTCGTCGGCGACGTCCCCGTGGTGATCCCCAACCCGCGAAGACACGCAATGTCAGCCACCGCGAACGACGACGCATCCACATCCGCGAAACCCTGCACCTCCGCGAACGCCTGCGTCGAACCACCACAGGTCTCGCCGACGGCCCGCCAGAGCCTGGCCAGAAACGCCGCCATCTGCTCGCGCGTGACGAACGCACCCGGCTCGAACGTCGTCGGCGACGTCCCCGTGGTGATCCCCAACCCACGAAGACACGCAATGTCAGCCACCGCGAACGACGACGCATCCACATCCGCGAAACCCTGCACCTCCGCGAACGCCTGCGTCGGCCCGGTGCCGCGGGCGGTCACGACCCGGCCGCAACCGCCGTCGGCCGCGGCCGCGCGGTCCGTCGCGGCCGCGCCGCTCACCAGCGATGCGGCCACGGTGGCCGCGAGCACGACGCCAATGACCCGACCCACCGACCCTCCTCCCGAGCGAACCTCCGGATCCTATGGAACGAGCTCGGCCGTCGCGGTATCGGATCGGACCGCCACCCGGCCCCGCGCGGGGCCGGGTGGCGGTCGTGGTAGACCGAACGCCGTGACCACCACACTCTCCGAGGCCGAGTCCCGTCGGGTCGTCGCCCGCCACGGCGTCCCGGTGTCCCCGTTCGTGACCGGCGCGACCACCGACGAGGTGTTCGCCGCCATCGAGGCCGATCCGACCATCGAGTTCCCCGTCGTCGCCAAGCTCTGCGGTCGAGCGATCGCCCACAAGACCGAGCGGGGCCTCGTGCGACTCCGGCTGACCGACCACGAGGCCCTGCGGGCGGCCTGCGACGAACTCCTCGCCGCCGCCCGAGCCGACGACGGCCCGGTCGAGCTCCTGGTGTCGAGCATGATCGCCGGCAACCGCGAACTCATCGCCGGGCTCAACGACGACCCCCAGTTCGGCCTCACCGTCATGCTGGGCGTGGGCGGCATCCTCGCCGAGGCGATCCGAGACGTCGTGTTCCGCCTCGTCCCGATCACCGAGATCGATGCAGCCGAGATGATCGACGACCTCGCCACCCAGCGGCTGCTCGGCGAGTTTCGGGCCGAACCCGCCGTCGACCGGGCTGCCCTCGTCGACGCGATCGTGGCGCTGGCCCGGGTGGGCGAACTCGAACCCGGCGTTCGTTCGGCCGACCTGAACCCGCTGATCCTCGTCGACGGCCGCCCCGTCGCCGTCGACGCGCTGCTCGAGATCGACCCGACCGACGATGCCGAGGCCGCACGATGAGCCACGACCTGTCGGCGCTGTTCGATCCCCGGGGCATCATCATCACCGGGGTCTCGAACCATCCCGGCAAGTTCGGCTTCGTCACCCTCCACAATCTGCTCGTGTCGGGTTACGAGGGCGGGATCTTCCCGGTCGGTCGCGAGCCCGGAGAGGTGCTCGGCCGGGAGGTCCACGGCTCGATCGACGACGTCCCCGCCGGCGCCGCCGACATGATCTTCATCTGCACCCCGCAGGCGATCAACGAGGAGCTCCTCCGAGCCGCCGCGGCAAAGGGCGTCACCGCGGCCTTCGTCGCCGCCGCCGGCTATCGCGAAGCCGGTCCGGACGGCGTCGAGGCCGAACGGCGCCTGGTCGCCCTCGCCGACGAACTCGGCATCGCGGTCGCCGGGCCCAACGGCCAGGGCGTCGTCTCGACGCCGTCGAAGATGTGTGCCCAGATCGTGGCGCCCTACGCGCCCGCCGGTCGCATCGCCGTCGCCAGCCAGTCGGGCAACTTCGTCTCGTCGTTCCTCAACCTCGCCCGTCACACCGGCGTCGGCATCAGTCGCGCCGTGGCCGCCGGCAACGCTGCGGTCCTGGGCATCGCCGACTACGTGGAGTGGTTCGCCGACGACCCCGAGACGAGCGTGTGCCTCGTCTACATGGAGTCGGTCGACGACGGTCGCGCCATGTTCGACCGGCTCAGGGCCGTCGCCGCTCGCAAGCCGGTCGTGGTGGTCAAGGGCGGGGCGTCCGACGACGGTGCGCGCGCCGCGGCATCACACACCGGCGCTCTGGCATCCGACGATGCGGTATTCGATGGAATGTGTCGCCAGGCCGGTCTCATCCGGGCCCGCGATGTCGAAGAGGCGTTCGAGGCCGCCGCCACCCTCGCCACCCAGCCGCTGCCCGGCGGCGACCGTGTCGTCGTCGTCACCACGGTGGGCGGCTGGGGCGTCGCCGCCGTCGACGCCATGAGCGACACCCGCCTCACCGCCACCCCCCTGCCCGACGATCTCTACGCAGCGATCGACGAGAAGCTGCCGCCCCGATGGAGCAAGAACAACCCGATCGACATGGCCGGCGGTGAGACGCGCGACACCGTGCCGGAGATCCTCGAGGTCGCGGCGGCCCATCCCGATGTCGATGCGGTGCTGTTCCTCGGTCTCGGCATCCAGTCGAACACCGCGGCCATGATGCGTGAGGGCGAGTTCTACCCGGACCACGGGCTCGAACGCATCGTCGACTTCCACGAACGCCAGGACGCGCGCTATGCCGAGGCCGCAGCCGAGATCTCCGAACGCACCGGCACCCCGGTGCTGCTCGCCACCGAACTCGCCACCGCCCGACCCGACAACGCTGGACCGGCCGCCGCCCGCGCCGCCGGGCGGTTGTGCCACTCGTCGGCCGGGCGGGCGATCCGGTCACTGGCACTGATGGGCCGTTATGCGCAATGGCGTCGAGCACGCGGCCTCTGAGACCTACGGTTCGCCCATGACGATCTTCGACGACATCCGCAACGCGTGCGCGACGGTGGCCGAGGGCGCCGAACACGTCCGGATCGATCCCGAGCGTGTGGCCGCGTTCGCGGCCGCCCTC contains these protein-coding regions:
- a CDS encoding CoA-binding protein, translated to MSHDLSALFDPRGIIITGVSNHPGKFGFVTLHNLLVSGYEGGIFPVGREPGEVLGREVHGSIDDVPAGAADMIFICTPQAINEELLRAAAAKGVTAAFVAAAGYREAGPDGVEAERRLVALADELGIAVAGPNGQGVVSTPSKMCAQIVAPYAPAGRIAVASQSGNFVSSFLNLARHTGVGISRAVAAGNAAVLGIADYVEWFADDPETSVCLVYMESVDDGRAMFDRLRAVAARKPVVVVKGGASDDGARAAASHTGALASDDAVFDGMCRQAGLIRARDVEEAFEAAATLATQPLPGGDRVVVVTTVGGWGVAAVDAMSDTRLTATPLPDDLYAAIDEKLPPRWSKNNPIDMAGGETRDTVPEILEVAAAHPDVDAVLFLGLGIQSNTAAMMREGEFYPDHGLERIVDFHERQDARYAEAAAEISERTGTPVLLATELATARPDNAGPAAARAAGRLCHSSAGRAIRSLALMGRYAQWRRARGL
- a CDS encoding acetate--CoA ligase family protein produces the protein MTTTLSEAESRRVVARHGVPVSPFVTGATTDEVFAAIEADPTIEFPVVAKLCGRAIAHKTERGLVRLRLTDHEALRAACDELLAAARADDGPVELLVSSMIAGNRELIAGLNDDPQFGLTVMLGVGGILAEAIRDVVFRLVPITEIDAAEMIDDLATQRLLGEFRAEPAVDRAALVDAIVALARVGELEPGVRSADLNPLILVDGRPVAVDALLEIDPTDDAEAAR
- a CDS encoding serine hydrolase, coding for MGRVIGVVLAATVAASLVSGAAATDRAAAADGGCGRVVTARGTGPTQAFAEVQGFADVDASSFAVADIACLRGLGITTGTSPTTFEPGAFVTREQMAAFLARLWRAVGETCGGSTQAFAEVQGFADVDASSFAVADIACLRGLGITTGTSPTTFEPGAFVTREQMAAFVARTWRQVVRAGCGDETTVRAPATAYDFAAVTSLVQEFVDENALSGAGLIVVQGDDCVIRHEHWGGFDRDRVSLVASSSKMISAGVLLHLADDGLLDMDAPVADVVSWGSANPDITPAQLVSNSSGLIGLAFGIPSPYYCQFRLDEALQSCAEAIFTTADDDPDVIPPDTEFRYGGAQWQVAGAVAEVASGRTWRELIDEIYVAPCGADSLVFGSPFEEVFLGGSTHAAVSNGGPSPGTDVTNPNIEGGAYITSADYGTLLLMHLRDGRCGGDQVLSPEALALAHGDRIGSVYSGDADGPDTGYGLGWYVDRESGRLTAPGAYGTVAWLDLDDGYGAYLALEADAAVGERLAEQLIPVIEESVTGFADR